GGCGGTAACGAGAAGGAGAAAATTGACTTTAATGATATCGCCGGCAACCTGGAAGCCAAGGAGGATTTGCAGGAAGTCGTGCAGTTTTTGAAATTTCCAAAAAAATTCCGTGACGTCGGCGCCAAAATCCCCAAAGGTGTGTTGTTGATTGGCCCGCCGGGAACCGGAAAAACCATGTTGGCTCGGGCGGTTGCTGGCGAGGCCCAAGTGCCGTTTTTTAGTATTTCCGGTTCAGAATTTGTAGAAATGTTTGTCGGCGTCGGTGCTAGTCGGGTGCGAGACTTATTTGCCAAAGCCAAGAAAAATGCGCCGTGCATTGTATTTATCGACGAGATTGACGCTGTCGGTCGCCGCCGTGGTTCGGGCATGGGCGGCGGACACGACGAGCGGGAGCAGACTCTAAATCAGATTCTGGTCGAGATGGATGGCTTTGAAACCGGCACGAATGTAATAGTGCTGGCCGCCACCAACCGCTCAGACGTGCTTGATCCGGCGTTGCTCCGTCCCGGACGGTTTGATCGTCGAGTAAATATCAGTTTGCCAGATAGAAAGGACCGACAGGCAATCTTGGAGGTTCATTTTAAAGACAAGCCGACTCAAAAAGACGTTAACTTAGACTCACTGGCCGGTAAAACGGCTGGCAGTAGCGGCGCGGACCTTGCTAATATCGCCAATGAAGCCGCAATCGTGGCTGCTCGGGACGACCGTAAATCGATTACTAACAAAGACGTGACGGCCGCGTTTGAAAAGGTCGCCATCGGGCCGGAGAGAAAAAACAAAGTTATGAGCGAAAAAGAAAAAGAAATCACCGCTTACCACGAAGCCGGCCATGCGATCGTTGGTCACGTGTTGCCGGACAGTGATCTGGTGCACAAGGTGACGATCATCCCCCGCGGCGGAACCGGCGGAGTCACCTGGTTTATCCCTCCGGCAGATAAAAGTTATCATTCGGTAGTTGAATACAAGGATATCTTGGCTCGGATGCTGGGTGGCCGGGTAGCGGAAAAATTGGTCTACGGCATCGATCACGTTACGACCGGAGCCGGTAATGACCTGCAAAAAGCCACCGAACTGGCGCGAGAAATGGTGATCGAGCAGGGGATGGGCAACCGACTGAGGGATCAGGTTTTTCACGACACCAACGATGGGATGATGTTTGATCGGATGGTGCACCAGCGGCCATATTCGGAGGATACCGCCAGGGAAATCGACAAAGAAGTCGAACAGATAATTAAAGAAGCGGCCCACCGGGCGGAAGAGACAATCAAGGCCAACATG
Above is a window of Candidatus Saccharimonadales bacterium DNA encoding:
- the ftsH gene encoding ATP-dependent zinc metalloprotease FtsH — protein: MNPMSSGRNGGPKRMRNFGFIALIAVFALIVIALGNPSTQLEQIPFTEVISKANNGEIELITLKGDELTITPKGSEEPKFKSIKESGTSLNEQGLDITKTNVSIEQPSDAGSFVFQLLISFLPVLIIVGALLFMMRQAQGQGNQALSFGKSRARIFGGNEKEKIDFNDIAGNLEAKEDLQEVVQFLKFPKKFRDVGAKIPKGVLLIGPPGTGKTMLARAVAGEAQVPFFSISGSEFVEMFVGVGASRVRDLFAKAKKNAPCIVFIDEIDAVGRRRGSGMGGGHDEREQTLNQILVEMDGFETGTNVIVLAATNRSDVLDPALLRPGRFDRRVNISLPDRKDRQAILEVHFKDKPTQKDVNLDSLAGKTAGSSGADLANIANEAAIVAARDDRKSITNKDVTAAFEKVAIGPERKNKVMSEKEKEITAYHEAGHAIVGHVLPDSDLVHKVTIIPRGGTGGVTWFIPPADKSYHSVVEYKDILARMLGGRVAEKLVYGIDHVTTGAGNDLQKATELAREMVIEQGMGNRLRDQVFHDTNDGMMFDRMVHQRPYSEDTAREIDKEVEQIIKEAAHRAEETIKANMDPLKRLMSELLEKETLEDDEVKKILVDTKLPASVKLY